One window from the genome of Anopheles merus strain MAF chromosome 3R, AmerM5.1, whole genome shotgun sequence encodes:
- the LOC121596923 gene encoding basic helix-loop-helix neural transcription factor TAP-like codes for MEHYTMMGIDRITTYGHIADSSAAAAAVSAAAGVTYLSHYPTPDTSLCRSSYSASSPGTSPSVSGPDLSHTNFGLSFADVMFDGESFVQIDSSDLHIFGSGPAQTLGGTIDPCPAQSHPSSPYPPEESRNGRAAETKTCTASFISTPVGRTTDHRRLYKARKSISAGKKDCTPPSPTVLKKRRLAANARERKRMNSLNVAFDRLREIVPSLGPDHKLSKFETLQMAQTYINALSDLLERGADATTYSLFDSLDSRVASNDSNNNSSGVNGQQLHGRDDDSLDDRFLDMGYDVM; via the coding sequence atggaacactACACAATGATGGGCATCGACAGGATAACGACGTACGGGCATATCGCTGACagtagtgctgctgctgctgctgttagtgCCGCTGCCGGTGTCACTTACTTATCACACTACCCAACGCCCGACACTTCCCTCTGCCGGAGCAGCTACAGTGCGTCCTCCCCGGGCACAAGTCCATCGGTGTCCGGGCCCGATCTGAGCCACACCAACTTCGGCCTCTCCTTTGCGGACGTAATGTTCGACGGGGAATCGTTCGTACAGATAGACTCCTCCGATCTGCACATCTTTGGATCCGGCCCAGCGCAAACGCTCGGTGGAACGATTGATCCTTGTCCGGCGCAAAGTCACCCCAGCTCACCCTACCCACCGGAAGAGTCGCGGAACGGACGAGCAGCTGAGACGAAGACGTGCACTGCCAGCTTCATATCGACCCCGGTGGGCCGCACTACCGACCACCGTCGGCTGTACAAGGCGCGCAAATCTATCTCGGCCGGTAAGAAGGATTGCACACCACCGAGTCCGACTGTGCTGAAGAAGCGACGGCTAGCGGCGAACGCACGGGAACGCAAGCGCATGAACAGTCTGAACGTTGCGTTCGATCGGTTGCGCGAGATCGTCCCGTCGCTTGGGCCGGATCACAAGCTGTCCAAGTTTGAGACGCTTCAGATGGCACAGACGTACATTAATGCGCTCAGTGATCTGTTGGAGCGCGGTGCCGATGCAACGACCTACAGTCTGTTCGATAGTCTTGATTCGAGGGTCGCGTCGAAcgatagcaacaacaacagtagcGGCGTAAATGGGCAGCAGTTGCACGGGAGAGACGATGACTCGCTGGACGATCGATTCTTGGACATGGGATACGATGTGATGTGA